One segment of Desulfatibacillum aliphaticivorans DSM 15576 DNA contains the following:
- a CDS encoding ankyrin repeat domain-containing protein, whose protein sequence is MKYPKVTIERIEKTDKKNPLPAFAEPVTNVPRWKCLANEPLKYPEPFKVRTNYTKPGVDRTYKSRAFDLAGWGYFDELLEMINEKPEIVYQTDRNGKNLLMESVRDAKQIQYFLDKGLDINAGNDYGMTAIMFAVQGQKCHDEISVLVRKGANLELVNDPARSIYNADKEGTAFMLAVADERYDNAALLIKCGTNINAYNSHGDTALHIALRGQVPKSEKKAEFLLKYAPSLNSQNKWGHTPIESAVEFGRRKQVGKILEKAGIPMPSVPVMFGDVRTAIRVTAREEYQRRHKTSSFPRLAFAHGNIGMGSYSANAIDILLRQNPDLAKQKDRFGRTLLHWAGEYCNVDAFDYLMEYGIPINVQDNEGNTALHLWAEHNDAVAALLAKGADATIKNNMGRIPLHFVGLKYTHSSDINALIKMHIKAGGSLNARDINGQTPAQVSENRTFREIAASFQ, encoded by the coding sequence ACAAGAAAAATCCTCTACCCGCATTTGCAGAGCCTGTAACAAATGTTCCCAGATGGAAATGCCTTGCCAATGAGCCGCTCAAATATCCTGAGCCCTTTAAGGTGAGAACCAATTACACCAAGCCAGGAGTCGACAGAACCTACAAAAGTCGGGCTTTTGATCTCGCAGGGTGGGGCTATTTTGATGAATTGCTGGAGATGATAAATGAAAAACCCGAAATTGTTTATCAGACCGATAGAAACGGAAAAAACTTGCTGATGGAAAGCGTTCGGGACGCGAAACAGATTCAATACTTTCTTGATAAAGGTTTGGATATAAATGCAGGCAACGATTATGGAATGACGGCTATAATGTTCGCCGTGCAGGGTCAAAAATGTCATGATGAAATTTCTGTCCTGGTGCGCAAGGGCGCAAATCTGGAATTGGTGAACGATCCCGCCAGATCGATATACAATGCTGATAAGGAAGGCACTGCATTTATGCTTGCGGTGGCGGATGAAAGGTACGATAACGCCGCGCTCCTTATAAAATGCGGGACCAACATCAACGCCTATAACAGCCACGGAGATACAGCGCTTCATATCGCCTTGCGCGGCCAGGTTCCTAAATCAGAAAAAAAAGCCGAGTTTTTGCTGAAATACGCCCCTTCTTTGAACTCTCAAAATAAATGGGGGCATACTCCCATAGAGAGCGCCGTGGAATTCGGCCGAAGAAAACAAGTTGGGAAGATTTTGGAAAAAGCCGGGATCCCAATGCCTTCCGTCCCCGTGATGTTCGGAGACGTCAGGACCGCTATTCGCGTTACCGCGCGAGAGGAATATCAAAGAAGACACAAAACATCATCCTTTCCACGCTTGGCTTTTGCTCATGGCAATATCGGGATGGGCTCCTATAGTGCAAACGCCATAGACATTTTGCTGAGGCAAAATCCGGACCTTGCCAAACAAAAAGACAGGTTTGGCCGCACCTTGCTGCACTGGGCGGGGGAATATTGCAACGTGGACGCCTTTGACTATTTAATGGAGTACGGAATTCCCATTAACGTTCAGGACAACGAAGGAAATACGGCGCTCCATTTGTGGGCGGAACATAACGACGCCGTCGCCGCGCTCTTGGCAAAAGGGGCCGACGCTACAATAAAAAATAATATGGGGCGCATTCCGCTGCATTTTGTCGGGCTCAAATACACCCATTCTTCGGACATTAACGCCTTAATTAAAATGCATATAAAGGCGGGAGGCAGCTTGAATGCCAGGGATATTAACGGACAGACTCCCGCGCAAGTTTCAGAAAATAGAACATTCCGGGAAATTGCCGCCTCTTTTCAATAG
- a CDS encoding ankyrin repeat domain-containing protein → MPVNPQGGGAKTAGGAQDDRFLTEEEKLDLAIQKMHEEKRSVACRGFKEFKKLDVFIRRTAPDAIRTKVEKFESGVFKAAYDGDLEQVKSMYRADPNVIRQVNSFGETPLHIAATMCHLDVAKFLVENGADVNAGSDWGYTPIMGPTVMPYHMEKKNRRGDPPFQGDWKSMIDYLLSKGADINAVKHEYDPCECQYCPECRPPRHSILGRTSHGTPLMMTYMEETEDYLVAKGADVNIQNRDGNTKFHNVCTSGMLHDPKKCAARLNFWFKQGVDESIKNKWGETPYMWAARYKARVKLENAFKEMGRPIPYIPTHFEEVLAEIYRTRNNPGASSHNKRPGSLTKIKELVARSPEVVHASDNKRRTLLHIAAVEEHPGAAECFLINGADPNALDAWGETPLFDAETGEIAQILLDYGADPNLKDCTGKTALQENGSVVMEIETWRKGLPALEARLAQKAKERGPAE, encoded by the coding sequence TTGCCGGTTAATCCTCAAGGCGGCGGAGCTAAAACAGCGGGGGGCGCGCAAGATGATCGTTTCCTCACCGAGGAAGAAAAACTGGATCTGGCAATCCAAAAAATGCATGAAGAAAAGCGAAGCGTCGCTTGCCGGGGATTCAAGGAATTTAAAAAACTTGATGTTTTTATCCGGCGTACCGCCCCTGACGCCATTCGTACAAAGGTTGAAAAGTTTGAATCCGGCGTTTTTAAGGCCGCTTATGACGGGGATCTGGAGCAGGTAAAGAGCATGTACCGGGCGGACCCCAACGTCATCCGCCAAGTGAATTCCTTTGGAGAAACCCCATTGCATATCGCTGCAACCATGTGCCACCTGGATGTGGCGAAGTTTTTGGTGGAAAATGGCGCCGACGTCAACGCAGGCTCAGACTGGGGCTATACTCCAATTATGGGTCCCACGGTTATGCCATATCACATGGAAAAAAAGAATAGACGTGGCGACCCCCCATTTCAGGGAGATTGGAAGAGCATGATCGACTATCTCCTTTCCAAGGGGGCGGATATTAATGCCGTCAAGCATGAATACGATCCATGCGAGTGCCAATATTGCCCGGAATGCCGTCCCCCAAGACATTCCATATTAGGAAGAACCTCTCATGGCACCCCCCTGATGATGACATATATGGAGGAAACAGAGGATTATCTAGTCGCAAAAGGAGCTGACGTAAATATTCAAAACCGTGACGGCAATACTAAGTTTCATAACGTTTGCACTTCCGGTATGCTCCACGACCCGAAAAAATGCGCAGCAAGGCTGAACTTCTGGTTCAAGCAGGGCGTAGACGAGAGCATAAAAAATAAATGGGGGGAAACCCCATACATGTGGGCTGCCCGGTACAAGGCGCGGGTTAAATTGGAAAACGCCTTTAAAGAGATGGGACGCCCTATACCTTACATCCCCACCCATTTTGAAGAAGTTTTGGCCGAAATTTACAGGACGAGAAATAATCCGGGCGCTTCATCGCATAATAAGAGGCCGGGAAGTTTAACGAAAATTAAAGAGCTTGTTGCCCGCTCCCCTGAAGTTGTTCATGCTTCAGATAATAAGCGCAGGACCCTTCTGCATATCGCTGCTGTAGAAGAACATCCAGGAGCGGCAGAGTGCTTTCTCATAAATGGCGCCGATCCCAATGCTCTGGATGCATGGGGTGAAACGCCGTTGTTCGATGCCGAAACCGGGGAAATAGCCCAAATACTATTGGACTACGGCGCGGACCCCAATCTTAAGGATTGTACGGGAAAAACCGCGCTTCAGGAAAACGGGTCTGTTGTTATGGAAATTGAAACCTGGCGAAAGGGGCTTCCCGCACTGGAAGCCAGGCTGGCCCAAAAGGCCAAGGAGCGCGGACCTGCTGAGTAG